In Mugil cephalus isolate CIBA_MC_2020 chromosome 11, CIBA_Mcephalus_1.1, whole genome shotgun sequence, the genomic window AGTTTCCCTGTTAATCCTCCATTGTTATTATCTTACACTGATGTGGTGAGAGCGTCTGGTTAAATGGATTCCCCACAATGTCTCACAGGTTGGTTGGAGCACAGCGAGGGACTATTACACATTCTTGTGGTCGCCTCTCCCTGAGAGCTATGTCGAAGGCACCGCAGTCAACAGAACAGTGGTCTTTCAGGGTAAGATCTTGCCATGGTTTTCTAAACATTTTGACAACTTTTAATAACCACGTGTCTGAGAGCTGTTCAGAGCATCGTTTAAAGCTTTATATGTAATCAATACATATTTATCTGCACCGACATACAGATATTCTGAACAGATCCATcttagtttgtgtatttttttttatttttagtcgaGAAGTAATGGAAACTGACACATTTGGGAAAAGATTTGCTTTTAGGTTCAAACCAACAACTTCCCAAATTCATCCTGTGTGCTCCAAATGAGTCTACAACGCAGGAGTTTGTGAActtttttccagtttgtgttAACGTTGATGCAAGTTAAGCTCACGACTGAGCTACGTTTAGGGGTACGGTGGAACGTATTTTGCTTTGACTCCGAGTCCTGTTGATCGGATGGGTTTAATCCTTCTCCAGGATATTATGTCCCCAACGACGACGGCGAGTTCTACCAGTTCTGCTACGTGACCCACAAAGGGGAGATCCGGGGGGCCAGCACGCCTTTCCAGTTCCGTGCCAACAGCCCCTCAGAGGACGAGCTGCTGACTGTGGAGGATGAGTGCAACTCCGACATCCTGGTGGTCACCACCAAGGCCGGCTTCCTCGAGGTAAAGCGCGCCTAAGCATGGTGGGAAACCGCCTTTCCGCAGGGCTGAGTAATTATTCAGTGAAATacgatatttatttttgatttggcAGCAAAAGGTGGAAGAAgcccagagagagaaagacgacCTGCTCAAAAACATGGCCCTcctgcagcaggagaaggagcagctggaaGCCGATAAAGAGCGCCTGCAGAAGGAGtgggagcaggagaaggaggcctGCGTCCAGCTGAGAAGAGAGAACCAAGTAAGCCGGGAAATGACCGAGTCAGTGTTCGAAGGCAGAGAGAAGAGCCAGCAGTGTAAAGGGAAAGatatgcatatatgtgtgttctaaaactaaatgacacaaaaacaccttGTGATATATTTTAGTTGTACTTTAAAGCATTAGCACATGCTTGAGTCATTCATAAGACTGGTTCTCTTGTAGTTATTCAAATCACCTTTTTTTAGTACATGTGGCCAAGCAGTCTCTTAGCACCCCCTAGTGAAGGTTTCCACACAGGCAGAGCTGTCCAAAGTCATGGTATACTCAAAGAATAAATCACCCCCCGACAGATATGAAGATCTGCATTATCAAAGAAGTagtcccattttttttttatagtataACATTAAGTCCTAAAAGCATTGTCAGTAATAATTCCTTTTGGCGTCCTCTGCCATAaatctgctgcttttaaaacagCTCTCAGATGAAAACATGATTACAGATTTTGTGGCTGTTAATTTTACGACTATACGTTTATAggatttttttatgtggtgTGAAATATAAAGATTTCAAAATTCGCATTTGAGCAAACTGTAGAAACGGAAAATCATTTCGTCTTTCGTTTTTGATGTCATCTTTTGAGTTTCAGACTGATTGAGCCGCGAAGTTCGTTTTGATTTAGAATTGGCGCTTCACAGATAGTAAAGTATTCATGTTTTTACGCAGAGGAGCTTAGGATGAAAGACAGGGATGGAAAGTTACACGTAAGGAAGCAAGTGTTTCGTGTCCGAATCGAATCCGTTTAGATTAATGTTGTGTTGGTCTGGGCGCGGACtggaatatatttattttatgatttttatgAATCATTACactttaaatcatttaatttgtctCCCAGGAGGTGCAGCACTCTTCCCAGGCCGTGctagaggagagagaggaggtaaAGAGGAGACTGGAGGAGGCCGCAGCCAGGATTATACAGTTGGAGGAGGATTTGATTGGAGTTACACAAAAGGGCCTTCAGAAGGAAACTGAACTGGACAGGTGAGCTCCGAATAAGAGAGGTTCATGCAGATGTGCTGCTTGTTTCGGTTAAATGCACAGAAATATTGTGTGAATATACCCAGTGACGGGTCTTTTTCGTCTTGTCTCCAGTCTGAAGGACAGAGTGAAGAAACTCACAGCAGAAAAGGAGGCTCTAGAGTCTCATCTCAAGAATGAGAAAGACGAAAAGGAACTGTACAAGGTAATTTActacttttaaataaatcacttgaatgtgttttttgtatttgttgttatgTCAGTGGGTTGGCCTTAGCACGCGTTTAGGTGACCGCTAACATATTGACAGTTGCTGTTTTAGATTCACCGAATTTAAAGGTGTAAAtcaactactttttttttttccactttctttccCGTTTTTCACCTTCTAATTCCAGGACTGTTTTGCATACCCTCCTTCAACGTGTTAGTCTAAACAGGGCGCGGCTTATTCTGTCTTCTGGTCCGTCTGGTGTTTCCGCGTCTTTGTTGTGGTCGGCACCGCACAGGAACTGGGAGCGCCGTATACCGTACTGCCGCCAAAGAACCGGAGccaaaaaccttaatttaactTGTACTATCACACTGGGGCTCTTGCAAAAGGGCAACTTTATGGGCCTATCTCAATCTCTGTTTTGTAATTGAGGTCatgcaacatttgttttaacGGTCTTATTTTAATGCGCTCTTTGGTGCACGCTTGTGATCGGTGTTGAATAAATGAGGGACAAGccgacaaacttttttttttttttttttttttgtttacggCTTGTGTTTTATAAgttcttttgtgtgtgcgtgtcgaCGCGCGTCCTCAACAGATTCACCTGAAAAACCGAGAGCTGGAGAACACTAAGCTGAGCGCCGAGCTGCAGATGCTGAAGTCCGTGGATGTAAACAAGGAAAACACCATTGCCCAGTTTAAAGAGGAGGTGGGACGCCTGCAGACATGCCTCACTGAGAAGGACAAACAGTACAGAGAGGTTCTGGCCAAAGTTTCCCCCCTGGTAAAAACGGTTTTGTTGTGCTTTACTATTAATTTCAGGATTAATTatagaaaaacatgaataaaacccGCATGTCTGTCTCTCGCAGGGAGATATGAAAGCCCTGAAGGAGCAGCTCCGGCAGAAGGAGGAGCAGCTCCAGGCCAACCAGCAGCAGTCCACCTTGTTGGCCGCGGAGCTGAGGGACACTTCTAGCGCGCGCGACCGCACCATGTCTGAACTGTACCACATGAAGCTGGAGGCCGATGCCCTTCGCCAGGCCAAGGCTGAAGCCCAGGCCCAGTGCGCCCGCCTGGAGCGCATGATAGAGCAGATGAAGGCAGACGCCAAGCAGGAAGCAGTAAGCATGAAAATCTCTTCTGGGTTTATGTGtcatattacatttattattagaCACGTTTAATATTGTTGTTAACAGGTGTAAGGGATCTATGCGCGAGGAAAACCTCTTATAGTCTTTGACCCGGATTAGTAAAGGGCAAGAGAATGAAAAcaactgaatttaaaacatttacacttttaacGTACAGAATTAgacatgaatgaataattaagggcaacaacaaataattttaaattatatctAAAACTATAATTACATAGgaacaggtttgtgtgtttttgaaaatcaCGTTATAATGTCATTCATTATGGCTTCAAGATAAAGAATTGCAATATAATTAATCATAATACtgctgtactgtatatatttgtcTAAATGTTTTCCAGATATGCTAGTGATAAATTTAACGGCATGAAACAAACGGGATGTTTTACTGCTTCTGCTTTCGAAGGAGGCCGTAATTCTTTCCGttgttgctttttattcatCACCAGTCTGGTACTAAAGTATCATTTGATAGCACTGCTTCAGTAAAACACAGTGTCAGTCGTTGTAGATAGGGAGttgagaaaagacatttttctgaGGGATTTACTTTGCATCTTTACAGTATTTTTGTAAAGTTACAGCGTAGCCGCACACTAGTCTGTGAAGACCGGTCATCTGCGTTGTTTATGTCTGATGTGTCTTTGCGTGATGTGTCACACCAACAGGccaaagcagaggaagaagctgcTACAGACCCAGCTCTTGTAGCAGAGCtacagagagaggtggaggaccTGAGGCTCCGACTGCACATGGCTGCAGAACACTACAAGGAAAAGTACAAGGAGTGCCAGCGACTGCAAAAACAAGTGCTTAAACTCTCTGAGCAGCAAGGGGTAGGTCCCACCAGATACCAGCAGCATACTGTCATTAATCATGTTGCAACaagtggaagaagagaaggaccTGCGTTAGATTTCTGTGCGTTGTGCCTTCACTCAGAATGTTGTGTCGCCGGTGAATCGCAGAAAACTATGAAATTagtcaaataaatattcatcagCATTCAGTGCGTTTTCTCTAAGACATTTATTCATGTCTTTTAAACATTAACtgaatagtgtgtgtgttcatccaCGGAGTCATTTGTTTCAATTCCACTTGTTTCCATCTTGTTGTATTTTGATgccatttcattcattctgtttttcctgcttgTAGGAGCTGAAGAGAAGCTCAGCACCGGAGGCGGCGGCAGTGCCTGCATCAGTGAGTCCGGACACTTCTGTGCCAGGTACTGACGCttcattatttcagtttgtaAGTTGTAGAATGAGCAATTGCATTTAGAAACTGTGGATGCCTTGCAAATGAGTCCATCaacgtttttattttgaactcaCAGCTTGGATAAATTGGAATTCAGGTGGGTTGTAGCAGCATGCCTATTTACTTCTGTGTTTGGTTGTTAGTGAGAAAACAAGTCACAGTTTTTACTCGTCGCCTCTCATGAGCAAACTGCCTGACTGCTCTTCCCTTTCCTTATAGGAAGTCCAGGTTCTGCTGATCCGATGCTGGAAGCCATCATCCAGGAGAAGTTGAAAGGCATCAGCAGAGAGGCGTCTGACAGAAATGACAAGTACAGAAAGTGCAAGCAGATGCTGATGGTAGGAAatgcgctttttttttctccttctgggGCTGG contains:
- the tax1bp1b gene encoding tax1-binding protein 1 homolog B isoform X1, with translation MALFLDGALLSNNMDTSNFAHVIFQNVGKSYLPHAALECHYTLTQFIKPHPKDWVGIFKVGWSTARDYYTFLWSPLPESYVEGTAVNRTVVFQGYYVPNDDGEFYQFCYVTHKGEIRGASTPFQFRANSPSEDELLTVEDECNSDILVVTTKAGFLEQKVEEAQREKDDLLKNMALLQQEKEQLEADKERLQKEWEQEKEACVQLRRENQEVQHSSQAVLEEREEVKRRLEEAAARIIQLEEDLIGVTQKGLQKETELDSLKDRVKKLTAEKEALESHLKNEKDEKELYKIHLKNRELENTKLSAELQMLKSVDVNKENTIAQFKEEVGRLQTCLTEKDKQYREVLAKVSPLGDMKALKEQLRQKEEQLQANQQQSTLLAAELRDTSSARDRTMSELYHMKLEADALRQAKAEAQAQCARLERMIEQMKADAKQEAAKAEEEAATDPALVAELQREVEDLRLRLHMAAEHYKEKYKECQRLQKQVLKLSEQQGELKRSSAPEAAAVPASVSPDTSVPAWINWNSGSPGSADPMLEAIIQEKLKGISREASDRNDKYRKCKQMLMEEKERSCMFADELAKMEVKFKEQLKTNENLKLQLAAEEDRYKGQVAEKGRELKELKDTLALVVKEKEKLEGELQKGSSKKGDQGSSEKTSLENLQSSVPLFLQYPVPYTQDGPTPLLVSQSPSKLHFGNPYSISDSKDEADEEFSDDQPLRLPPVGPPSWDSNVVCIQPTRNPSRPEGHEESEEKQNNNGNANEQPAVTETHSPFVNDGQTAFCFDPSMDMKRCPLCEVIFPPNYDQSKFEEHVESHWKICPMCSEQFPLDCDQKVFENHVLTHFDGHTLNFD
- the tax1bp1b gene encoding tax1-binding protein 1 homolog B isoform X2; amino-acid sequence: MALFLDGALLSNNMDTSNFAHVIFQNVGKSYLPHAALECHYTLTQFIKPHPKDWVGIFKVGWSTARDYYTFLWSPLPESYVEGTAVNRTVVFQGYYVPNDDGEFYQFCYVTHKGEIRGASTPFQFRANSPSEDELLTVEDECNSDILVVTTKAGFLEQKVEEAQREKDDLLKNMALLQQEKEQLEADKERLQKEWEQEKEACVQLRRENQEVQHSSQAVLEEREEVKRRLEEAAARIIQLEEDLIGVTQKGLQKETELDSLKDRVKKLTAEKEALESHLKNEKDEKELYKIHLKNRELENTKLSAELQMLKSVDVNKENTIAQFKEEVGRLQTCLTEKDKQYREVLAKVSPLGDMKALKEQLRQKEEQLQANQQQSTLLAAELRDTSSARDRTMSELYHMKLEADALRQAKAEAQAQCARLERMIEQMKADAKQEAAKAEEEAATDPALVAELQREVEDLRLRLHMAAEHYKEKYKECQRLQKQVLKLSEQQGELKRSSAPEAAAVPASVSPDTSVPGSPGSADPMLEAIIQEKLKGISREASDRNDKYRKCKQMLMEEKERSCMFADELAKMEVKFKEQLKTNENLKLQLAAEEDRYKGQVAEKGRELKELKDTLALVVKEKEKLEGELQKGSSKKGDQGSSEKTSLENLQSSVPLFLQYPVPYTQDGPTPLLVSQSPSKLHFGNPYSISDSKDEADEEFSDDQPLRLPPVGPPSWDSNVVCIQPTRNPSRPEGHEESEEKQNNNGNANEQPAVTETHSPFVNDGQTAFCFDPSMDMKRCPLCEVIFPPNYDQSKFEEHVESHWKICPMCSEQFPLDCDQKVFENHVLTHFDGHTLNFD